AGGAGTTCGTTGATTTTCTAACATCAATAGCTGAAAAATGGCAGAAAGAATGGGAAAAAGCCAAAATCTTTGAAGCAAACCCAGATAGAACAAGGAATAAATTCTTTACGACAGTTGCCTTCCCATATCCTAATTCTCCATTTCACCTAGGTCATGGAAGAACTTATGTGACTTGTGATATTTACGCAAGATATATGAGAATGAAGGGTTATAACGTACTTTTCCCCATGGGATTTCATTATACTGGAACGCCGATAATTGCTATGGCTGATGATGTAGCTAAAGGAGATAAAGAGTTGATAGACATTTTCAAAAATATATATGAGATTCCAGATAATGTAATTTCAAAATTAGCTGATCCTCTCTTTATGGCTAACTATTTCAGAGATGAAATAAAGAAGGCTATGAAAGAAATAGGTTTAAGCATTGATTGGAGAAGAGAATTTACGACTATAGACCCAGAGTTCTCATCATTCATAGTATGGCAGTTTAATAAGCTACAAGAGAAAGGATATATAGTTAGAGACACACATCCAGTTGGATGGTGTCCAGTTCACCACATTCCAGTAGGAATGCATGATACTAAAGGAGATATGGAACCTGAAATTGGCGAGTTTGTATTAATTTACTTTAATAGTGATCTAGGAATTTTACCTGCTGCTACATTAAGACCAGAGACCGTGTTTGGTGCTATAGGAATATGGGTAAATCCGGATGTCACATATTCTATCATAGAATTAGATGGCAAAAAGATGATTGTTAGTGAAAGGGCCGCATTCAAATTAACTTTCCAATTTGATAATATAAAGAATTTAGGAAGTATAAAAGGTTCTGAATTAACTAAATATAAGGCTGTTAATCCAATAACTGGAAAAGAAATTCCTATAATGGCAGCTGATTTTGTTGATCCTAATGTTGCTACAGGCATAGTGATGAGTGTTCCAGCCCATGCTCCTTTCGATTATTACTATTTGAAGAAAAATAAGCAACAAGATATGCAAATAGTTTCTGTTATTCAAGTTGAAGGTCAAGGTGACACTTTAGCTAAAGATCTTGTAGAGAAGACTAATCCAAAAAACAAAGATGATCTTCAAAAATTAACTGAACAAGTTTATAGAATAGAATATAATAAGGGTAAGATGAAAGATGTGAGCTCGCTAGTAAAACCAGAATTTGTTAACTACTTTAAGTCGTTTATTGGCTTATCAGTTCCAGAGGCAAGGCAAAAAGTAACTGAGTTCTTAATAGAGAAAGGCTTAGGTAGGAAAATTTATGAAATTATGAATAGACCGGTTTATTGTAGGTGTGGTAACGAGGTTGTAGTTAAAATACTAAAGGATCAATGGTTCTTAGACTATGGTAACCCACAATGGAAGGCTTTAGCTAAAAAATTAATTTCTAATATGAAATTTATTCCGCCAGAGATAAGGAAAGATTTTGAGTTTGTCACAGATTGGTTACAAAAAAGGGCATGTGCTAGAACAAGAGGATTAGGTACGCCATTACCTTGGGATAAAAAATGGATTATTGAAAGTTTAAGTGATTCCACTATCTATATGGCCTACTATACAATTTCACATAAAATAAGGCAATATCAATTAAAACCCTCTCAACTTACTTATGATTTCTGGAATTATATAATGCTAGGTATTGGAGATATTGATAAGATTTCCAGCGAAACTGGTATATCTAAAGAAATAATTAGGGAAATGAGGAATGAATTTCTATATTGGTATCCATTAGATATACGCCATAGTGGTAAGGATTTAATTCCTAATCATTTATCGTTCTTCATATTTAATCATGCAGCAATTTTCCCAGAAGAATTATGGCCGAAAGCTATAGCAGTCAACGGTTTTGTTTTATATGAAGGAAAGAAAATGAGTAAATCATTAAGGAACATTATCCCATTAAGAAAAGCTCTGAGAATTTATAGTCCAGACGTTGTAAGAATAGCATTGACATCTACTGCCGATATGGGTTCTGATGTAAACTTTAGTGACTCTTATGCAAAGTCAGTAGGAGAAATATTAAGGAGGTATTACGAATTTATAAAGGAGTTACCTAAGTATGATGGTGAAGGTAGTGAATTTGCTAATAACTGGTTAAAGGCTCAAGTAAGTAGTATTGTACTCAGTTCTACTAAGAATATGGATAATATTGATTTTAGAAGTACTATTAATGATATATTATATTCATTTGATTCTTATTTAAGAGAATATATTGATATGTGTAAAGCCGATGGAAAAGAACCAAATGGAAAATTATTAAGAGAAGTAATAGAGACATGGATAAAACTATTAGCACCTTTTGCTCCTCACTTTGCTGAAGAAATTTGGCATGAATTAGGTCATACAACTTTCATCTCATTAGAGAAATGGCCTACAGCTGAAGAGTCATCTGAGGACTTATATTATATTTTAATCCATGAATATCATAAGAGAATAATTGAGGATTCCCAGAAGATTATAAACTATTACTATAAAGGTAAGCCTAGTATCGTAAAAATATATGTTGCAGAACAAGAATTAATGAAGGTATTGAGAGAAGCTGTGCAAATACTATCTAATGGTGGTACATTAAAGCAGTTAATGGAGAAAGAGAGACCATCAGATAAAAAACTAGCTAATATAATCAGAAAGATTTACGAACTAGCAGTAGAATTAGATGACAATATGAAAAAGTTAATCTTAGGTTATAATATTAATGAGAGAGAAATCCTTGAGTTAGGAACTAAATATATGAGTTACAAACTAGGTATACCAGTTGAAGTATATGATGTATCAAAACTAGATAAAAGTAAATATAATAAAGAAGCCTTACCTCTTAAGCCAGCTATTATTGTTGAGTAAAACTTTTCCATTTTTTATTTCAATAACTCCAATATCTTTTAGAAAATAAATCTCTTTTCTTATATTATCTCTGCTACTATTTGTCTTATGATATAGTATGTCCACTATTTCTTTTAAAGAAAGTTCATTATATTCCCTAAGAATATTAATAATCTCTTCACTTAATCCTTTGATTTTTTCCTCAACTATTTTCCCTTCTATTATCCTAAACAAATATATTTTATTATCAATATTTATCTTAAAAAGATTTTGATCAAGTTTTTGAATTTCTGATTGTGGAATGCCTAGATTTAGTTTCTTAATAGAAGTTACTAAACTAAAATTATTTGGGATTTCTGATTCATCTTCTGCTTCAAAAATTATATTTTCTGATCTTTCATTACATTTCATATGAAAATTCAAATTATATGGATAATATTCCCATTTAATTTTATCAAAATTAAAAATACAAACATCACGTCCCTTGCTGTAGAGGTATTCTGCGATATTGATAACTAGAACTAATTTAGGGTAGTAATAATAACTTTTTATTAATCTTTTTGTCTGAAGAAGATCCTCGAACACTTATAAAGAGTTGACAGAAAAGCTTATTTGCTTTTCTTCATGAAATAAGTAGGGTTTCTTATTGCACCAACCGTTGACATCAAAAACCTTATATATCCTTGGTTAATTGAAGCAGAAGAGTATAGCTTCAATGACATAAATGATGGCATAAGGTTACACTTAAATGAATCTCCTTTTCCACCACCAGATTTTATAATAGAGGAAGTAAAGAAATATTTGCATTTAGGTAATAGATATCAACACCCTTCATTACTAGAAAGATTAAGAGAATTAATGGCAGAATATAACAGAGTAGAACCAAAGAATATATATCCAACTCCAGGAGGAGATGGGGCATTAAGGGCAGTATTTTATAACCTTATACAGACTGGAGATAAAGTTGTAATAAAT
The sequence above is drawn from the Sulfurisphaera tokodaii str. 7 genome and encodes:
- the leuS gene encoding leucine--tRNA ligase — translated: MSAKEFVDFLTSIAEKWQKEWEKAKIFEANPDRTRNKFFTTVAFPYPNSPFHLGHGRTYVTCDIYARYMRMKGYNVLFPMGFHYTGTPIIAMADDVAKGDKELIDIFKNIYEIPDNVISKLADPLFMANYFRDEIKKAMKEIGLSIDWRREFTTIDPEFSSFIVWQFNKLQEKGYIVRDTHPVGWCPVHHIPVGMHDTKGDMEPEIGEFVLIYFNSDLGILPAATLRPETVFGAIGIWVNPDVTYSIIELDGKKMIVSERAAFKLTFQFDNIKNLGSIKGSELTKYKAVNPITGKEIPIMAADFVDPNVATGIVMSVPAHAPFDYYYLKKNKQQDMQIVSVIQVEGQGDTLAKDLVEKTNPKNKDDLQKLTEQVYRIEYNKGKMKDVSSLVKPEFVNYFKSFIGLSVPEARQKVTEFLIEKGLGRKIYEIMNRPVYCRCGNEVVVKILKDQWFLDYGNPQWKALAKKLISNMKFIPPEIRKDFEFVTDWLQKRACARTRGLGTPLPWDKKWIIESLSDSTIYMAYYTISHKIRQYQLKPSQLTYDFWNYIMLGIGDIDKISSETGISKEIIREMRNEFLYWYPLDIRHSGKDLIPNHLSFFIFNHAAIFPEELWPKAIAVNGFVLYEGKKMSKSLRNIIPLRKALRIYSPDVVRIALTSTADMGSDVNFSDSYAKSVGEILRRYYEFIKELPKYDGEGSEFANNWLKAQVSSIVLSSTKNMDNIDFRSTINDILYSFDSYLREYIDMCKADGKEPNGKLLREVIETWIKLLAPFAPHFAEEIWHELGHTTFISLEKWPTAEESSEDLYYILIHEYHKRIIEDSQKIINYYYKGKPSIVKIYVAEQELMKVLREAVQILSNGGTLKQLMEKERPSDKKLANIIRKIYELAVELDDNMKKLILGYNINEREILELGTKYMSYKLGIPVEVYDVSKLDKSKYNKEALPLKPAIIVE